The Hippea alviniae EP5-r region AGCTTCTGCGTGGAAAACCCGGCACAAAGGTTACGATAACGATTATAAGGGAAGGTAAACAGAAGCCGTTTGATGTTACAATCACAAGGGCGATTATTCATGTAAAGAGCGTTAAATACAAAAAGTATGGTGATATCGGTTATGTAAGAATAACGCAGTTTCAAGATGGAACAACGAGCGAGCTTAAAAAGGCTTTGAAAAAGTTGGGCAAAATAAAAGGCCTTGTGATTGATTTAAGAAACGATCCGGGTGGTCTTTTAAGGGAAGCAATAGGTGTGTGTGATTTGTTTATTAAGAAGGGTGTAATTGTATCGATTAGGGGAAGAAACAAGTCAGACAGTAGATACTTCTATGCACACGATGACGGTAATGAGCCCAATTATCCTATTGTTGTTTTAATCAACTCTGGAACGGCAAGTGCGGCAGAGATTGTCTCAGGCTGTTTAAAAGACCATAAAAGGGCAATCATAATGGGTGTAAGAAGCTTTGGTAAGGGTTCTGTTCAGTCGATTATACCGCTTGGAGACGGTTCTGCTTTAAGGCTTACGACGGCTAAATATTACACGCCAAGTGGCAAGAGTATTCAAGCTGTTGGCATTGAGCCGGATATTGTCGTGCATCAGGCAAAGATTATAGAAGAAGAGAGCAACTTCACGATAAGAGAAAGCAATCTATTGCATCATCTAAACAATCCGACAGGTCAGAAGGTTAAAAAAGAGACAGACCTACAGAAGGAGTTAAAAGACGATTATCAGCTGTTAAGGGCAATAGAGCTGATAAAGGCAGAAGATATAATATGTTCAAGAAAATCGCACTGATTCTTGTTTTTGTCTTTATATCGCAGAGTGTATTTGGAGCAAGTGCTCTCTATCTTTTAAAAAAGAAGAGACTTGCAATTGTAATAGACGATATGGGCTATGATGTAGGCTTGGCAAGGGGTTTTGAAAAGCTTGGCCTTCCCCTTGCCTTTTCTTTTTTACCCGATGCTCCTTATACGCAAGAGCTTTCTAAAGAGTTTGCAAAAAACGGTTATATTGTTATGATTCACATGCCCAGTCAACCGCTTGATTATCCGAAGAACAATCCGGGTAAAAATGCCATATATTTGTGGACTTCAAAGAGAAAGACATTTGAGCTTTTAGAGAGAGCTTTAAATAAAATTCCAGATGCTGTTGGGCTTAATAATCACGAAGGCTCTGCAATATTAAGGGATAAAAGGCATATTGATTGGATTTTAGAGTTTTTGAAAGAGCATAAAATGTTTTTTGTTGATAGTTATACCGTTAAGGATAGTTTGGGATGCATTGAAGCAAAAAAAATAGGTGTTCTGTGTCAGAGAAGAAGGGTTTTTCTTGATAATGTTGCCGATGTTGGATACATTGAAGGCCAGATTAGAAAGGCGATTGAGATGCTAAAGAGAAGGGATGTCGTTCTTGCTATAGGGCACTGCAGACCAAAAACATTAATAGCTTTAAGAAGAATGAGAAAAGAACTAAAACCGTATCTTGTTAATGTGGTGTTTGTGTTGAGATGATTTTGGCATTTGATACATCGTGTGATGATACATCTGTATCCTTCTATAAAGACTGCAATCTCTATTCAAACATTATCTCATCTCAAAATGATATACACGCAAAGTTTGGTGGTGTTATACCAGAGCTTGCAGCAAGAAAGCATGCAGAGACAATAGCCTATTTAACAGAAGAAGCGCTAAATAGGGTTTCAAAGGGTTTGGGTGATGTTGAGTATGTTGCCGTTACGGTTGGTCCTGGGCTTTTACCCAGTCTTCTTGTTGGTGTTGCTTTTGCTAAGGCTTTAGCTTATGCAAACAGATTGCCCATCATTCCTGTTAACCACATAGAAGGGCACATATTCGCTCCATTTTTTGACAGAGAAATTAACTATCCATTTCTTTCGCTTGTTGTATCTGGCGGACATACGCATCTGTTTTTGGTTGAATCCTTTGGCAGGTATAAACTGCTTGGAAAAACATTAGATGATGCGGTCGGAGAAGCCTTTGACAAGGTTGCAAGGATTTTAGGTCTTGAATATCCGGGTGGGCCTGCGATAGATAAGCTGTCAAAAACTGGAAATCCTTATCGTTTCAAGATCCCCAAAGGCCTTGAGCATGAAAAATCCTATAACTTTAGTTTTAGTGGCGTGAAGACTTTTGTCAAAAACCTTGTCAGTAAACTGGGTAACCTGTCAAAAACTGACATTTCCGATATTGCAGCATCATTCCAAAAATCCGCTGTTGATATATTGGTTGAAAAGTCGCTTAGAGCTTGTAAGGATTTAAATGTTAAAAATTTGTCAATATCTGGTGGTGTATCTGCCAACTCACTCTTAAGAGATACCTTTAAAGAAAGATGCGAAAAAGAAGGTATCAATCTTATACTGCCACCAAAAGAGTTGACGACAGACAATGCATTAATGATTGCGTTTGCGTCATCTCTATCTTTGGATAGGGCAACATTTGATTATGCTTCCATAGAAGCCGACCCGTCACTTAGGCTGACCGTTGATTAAAAAATTTTCTTCTATGGTCGAAGGTTTTGTCAAATCTTGGACTTCTTTAGAGTGTAATAGAAATTTTTGC contains the following coding sequences:
- a CDS encoding S41 family peptidase translates to MKRLFALVFAFVIVAVPTFAKESEYEKLKIFAKVMAIIEHDYVDNVSQTKLINDAIKGMVSSLDPHSSYMTKDEYKELKITTTGKFGGLGMVVTMKDGILTVVSPIEDTPAFKAGIKAGDKIIKINGESTFGMTLEQCVKLLRGKPGTKVTITIIREGKQKPFDVTITRAIIHVKSVKYKKYGDIGYVRITQFQDGTTSELKKALKKLGKIKGLVIDLRNDPGGLLREAIGVCDLFIKKGVIVSIRGRNKSDSRYFYAHDDGNEPNYPIVVLINSGTASAAEIVSGCLKDHKRAIIMGVRSFGKGSVQSIIPLGDGSALRLTTAKYYTPSGKSIQAVGIEPDIVVHQAKIIEEESNFTIRESNLLHHLNNPTGQKVKKETDLQKELKDDYQLLRAIELIKAEDIICSRKSH
- a CDS encoding divergent polysaccharide deacetylase family protein; this translates as MFKKIALILVFVFISQSVFGASALYLLKKKRLAIVIDDMGYDVGLARGFEKLGLPLAFSFLPDAPYTQELSKEFAKNGYIVMIHMPSQPLDYPKNNPGKNAIYLWTSKRKTFELLERALNKIPDAVGLNNHEGSAILRDKRHIDWILEFLKEHKMFFVDSYTVKDSLGCIEAKKIGVLCQRRRVFLDNVADVGYIEGQIRKAIEMLKRRDVVLAIGHCRPKTLIALRRMRKELKPYLVNVVFVLR
- the tsaD gene encoding tRNA (adenosine(37)-N6)-threonylcarbamoyltransferase complex transferase subunit TsaD, which gives rise to MILAFDTSCDDTSVSFYKDCNLYSNIISSQNDIHAKFGGVIPELAARKHAETIAYLTEEALNRVSKGLGDVEYVAVTVGPGLLPSLLVGVAFAKALAYANRLPIIPVNHIEGHIFAPFFDREINYPFLSLVVSGGHTHLFLVESFGRYKLLGKTLDDAVGEAFDKVARILGLEYPGGPAIDKLSKTGNPYRFKIPKGLEHEKSYNFSFSGVKTFVKNLVSKLGNLSKTDISDIAASFQKSAVDILVEKSLRACKDLNVKNLSISGGVSANSLLRDTFKERCEKEGINLILPPKELTTDNALMIAFASSLSLDRATFDYASIEADPSLRLTVD